One Blastopirellula marina genomic region harbors:
- a CDS encoding SIR2 family NAD-dependent protein deacylase, with protein MSSGIELTANWLRRAKSAVVFTGAGISTESGIPDFRSPGGVWSKYRTVYFDEFCRSADARHEYWTQKSEAHVEFAAASPNIGHQTIAKWEEQGRIRGVITQNIDGLHQIAGSRDVLELHGTAREVTCLDCNWRSPVDPLVEQFRATNEVPLCPQCGDGRLKHATVSFGQALPELVLNRAHQWCLDADLVITVGSSLVVYPAAGLPEAGKRSGAKLVIINRDETGLDTIADMLIPDSCGEALAAIDAAL; from the coding sequence ATGTCATCCGGAATTGAGCTGACCGCTAACTGGCTTCGCCGCGCGAAATCGGCCGTTGTGTTCACAGGTGCCGGAATCAGCACCGAAAGTGGCATCCCAGACTTTCGTTCGCCAGGAGGTGTCTGGTCGAAGTATCGCACCGTCTACTTCGACGAGTTCTGTCGTTCCGCCGACGCACGCCATGAATACTGGACGCAAAAGAGCGAAGCCCACGTTGAGTTTGCCGCCGCCAGCCCCAACATCGGCCATCAAACGATCGCCAAGTGGGAAGAGCAAGGACGCATCCGCGGCGTGATCACACAGAACATCGATGGCCTGCATCAGATCGCTGGCAGCCGCGATGTGCTCGAACTGCACGGCACCGCGCGTGAAGTGACCTGCCTGGACTGCAACTGGCGTTCGCCCGTCGATCCACTGGTCGAACAGTTTCGCGCTACCAACGAAGTCCCCCTTTGTCCACAGTGTGGCGACGGACGGCTGAAGCACGCGACGGTCTCGTTCGGACAAGCCTTACCCGAGTTGGTCCTCAACCGCGCGCACCAGTGGTGCCTGGACGCCGACCTGGTAATCACCGTCGGTTCGTCCCTGGTCGTCTACCCAGCCGCAGGCCTGCCCGAAGCAGGCAAACGCAGTGGAGCCAAGCTGGTCATCATCAACCGAGACGAAACGGGCCTCGACACCATCGCCGACATGCTCATCCCCGACAGTTGCGGCGAAGCCCTAGCCGCCATAGACGCAGCGCTATAG